A stretch of Maridesulfovibrio zosterae DSM 11974 DNA encodes these proteins:
- the ychF gene encoding redox-regulated ATPase YchF has product MALSIGIVGLPNVGKSTLFNALTKAQNAESANYAFCTIEPNKAVVPVPDARIDKLAEIVNPQRVQQSTVDFIDIAGLVEGASKGEGLGNKFLGNIRETQAILHVVRCFDNDDVIHVSNSVDPMRDIDIIETELILADVQILDTRIEGMKKKIKGDKTLGPKIAEAEKLLEHLNEGNPVNTYSDLDTDIMIEMLRDLRMITAKNVIYCANVDEEGLTEDNDYVKKVRALAEERGAEFVKISAKMEEELVGLDEEEYNEFLESYGVTESGLAKIIRTGFHSLGMISYFTAGVKEVRAWTINEGDKAPRAAAAIHTDFERGFIRAEVIGYEDYITHGSESACRSAGVLRSEGKEYVVKDGDVVHFLFNV; this is encoded by the coding sequence ATGGCTCTTAGTATCGGAATCGTGGGACTGCCAAATGTTGGTAAATCCACCTTATTCAATGCCCTGACCAAGGCCCAGAACGCAGAAAGCGCAAACTATGCATTCTGTACCATCGAACCCAACAAAGCTGTCGTACCTGTCCCGGACGCACGCATTGACAAACTGGCAGAGATTGTCAATCCGCAGCGTGTTCAGCAGTCTACCGTTGACTTTATTGACATAGCAGGTCTGGTTGAAGGTGCAAGTAAAGGTGAAGGACTCGGTAACAAGTTCTTAGGCAACATCCGCGAAACACAGGCCATCCTGCACGTTGTCCGCTGCTTTGATAACGACGATGTCATCCATGTTTCCAACTCAGTTGATCCAATGCGTGACATCGATATTATTGAAACAGAACTTATCCTTGCTGATGTTCAGATTCTTGATACCAGAATCGAAGGCATGAAGAAAAAAATCAAAGGTGATAAAACTCTCGGCCCCAAAATTGCCGAGGCTGAAAAGCTTCTTGAACATCTCAACGAAGGAAATCCAGTCAACACCTACAGTGACCTCGATACAGATATCATGATTGAGATGCTTCGGGATCTGCGCATGATCACAGCTAAAAACGTTATCTACTGCGCAAACGTTGATGAAGAAGGTCTCACAGAAGACAATGACTACGTGAAAAAAGTGAGAGCTCTCGCTGAAGAACGTGGCGCTGAATTTGTTAAAATTTCTGCCAAAATGGAAGAAGAACTGGTCGGTCTAGATGAAGAAGAATATAATGAGTTCCTTGAATCTTACGGCGTAACCGAATCAGGACTTGCCAAAATTATTCGCACCGGTTTCCATTCACTGGGTATGATCAGCTATTTCACTGCCGGTGTAAAAGAAGTTCGCGCATGGACCATCAATGAGGGAGACAAAGCCCCCCGTGCTGCAGCAGCTATTCACACAGATTTCGAACGAGGCTTTATTCGCGCAGAAGTCATCGGCTATGAAGACTACATCACACACGGAAGCGAATCTGCATGTCGTTCTGCTGGTGTTCTGCGCTCCGAAGGTAAAGAATATGTTGTTAAAGATGGTGATGTTGTCCACTTCTTGTTTAACGTATAA
- a CDS encoding NAD(P)/FAD-dependent oxidoreductase, with protein sequence MRNNTNDSTYDVIILGAGASGLYCALHAATLGKKVLVLDHGGKAGRKIRVAGGGMCNFTNMNVEPDNYVCSNPHFVKSALARHNQWDFISLISEAGVEYEEREDGQLFTLGGAGLIAGLLVSKCHRAGVETIMNQEIESVSGKGPFIVKSKAKSFEAPSLVVALGSPAWPQVGATPFGYKIAEQYGLKIIPPRPALVPMSISGRDGKFCKELSGNALPVSIECEGRIFQSDMLFTHKGISGPAVLQISNYWRRGSVLNINLLPKDNISDLLEAHRSENTALHNFLARYFTRKMVGLLLEDEDGDTAISQLTKERRLKITERIHSWCIKPQGTEGFAKAEVAAGGVDTNEISSKTMAAKNVPGLFFIGEVLDVTGWLGGYNLQWAWSSGYAASQFV encoded by the coding sequence ATGCGTAACAATACAAACGATTCCACATATGACGTAATTATTCTCGGCGCGGGAGCATCCGGGCTTTATTGTGCCTTGCATGCAGCCACACTTGGTAAAAAAGTTCTTGTACTTGACCACGGCGGTAAGGCTGGTCGAAAAATTCGAGTCGCAGGTGGTGGTATGTGTAATTTTACCAATATGAATGTGGAGCCGGACAACTATGTGTGTTCCAACCCTCATTTTGTAAAATCTGCACTAGCCCGTCATAATCAGTGGGATTTTATCTCCCTTATTTCTGAGGCTGGAGTAGAATATGAGGAGCGTGAAGACGGTCAGCTTTTTACTCTTGGCGGAGCAGGTCTGATTGCCGGACTGCTGGTTTCAAAATGTCACCGTGCTGGCGTTGAAACTATTATGAATCAAGAAATAGAGTCTGTCAGCGGCAAAGGACCTTTCATTGTTAAAAGTAAAGCTAAGTCATTTGAAGCTCCTTCTCTTGTTGTTGCGTTAGGCTCTCCTGCATGGCCTCAAGTCGGTGCTACTCCATTCGGATATAAAATTGCTGAACAGTACGGTTTGAAAATAATTCCCCCCCGTCCGGCACTTGTTCCTATGAGTATAAGCGGACGTGACGGTAAATTCTGCAAGGAACTGAGCGGCAATGCTTTACCTGTTTCTATTGAATGCGAAGGGCGTATTTTTCAAAGTGATATGTTGTTCACTCATAAAGGTATTTCAGGTCCTGCTGTGTTGCAGATTTCAAATTACTGGCGACGTGGTTCTGTTTTGAACATCAATCTGCTTCCTAAAGATAATATTTCTGATTTGCTTGAAGCACATCGCAGTGAAAATACGGCATTGCATAATTTTTTGGCCCGATATTTTACCCGCAAAATGGTAGGGCTGCTTCTGGAAGATGAGGACGGCGATACGGCTATCAGTCAGCTTACTAAAGAAAGACGACTTAAAATCACAGAGCGCATTCATTCATGGTGTATCAAGCCGCAGGGAACTGAAGGTTTTGCTAAAGCCGAAGTTGCTGCCGGCGGAGTGGACACGAATGAAATTTCATCCAAAACAATGGCAGCTAAAAATGTTCCGGGTCTATTTTTTATAGGAGAGGTTCTGGATGTAACTGGCTGGCTTGGCGGCTATAATTTGCAGTGGGCATGGTCTTCGGGGTACGCCGCTTCACAGTTTGTCTAA